In one Nostoc sp. KVJ3 genomic region, the following are encoded:
- a CDS encoding tetratricopeptide repeat protein, whose translation MVFQRCFVASGLIAFLAFGCSGGANSSIENTTQVVQESNVTQLFIEAKATQKAEDFFHQGNHLLDGQRYEDAIKAYDKAIAIKIENPEAWINRGIALTSLQRYKDALASYDKAIAIQPDKYEAWYNQGIALTSLQRYQDAIASYDKAIAIQPDKYEALINRGIALTKLHRYQDAIASYDRAIAIKPDLHQAYYNKACSYALQNNLELAIENLDKAIKLLPDKYKKLAKTDPDFSKVRSEKQFQELVQ comes from the coding sequence ATGGTTTTTCAGCGCTGCTTCGTTGCATCTGGCTTGATAGCTTTCTTGGCATTTGGTTGTAGTGGTGGGGCAAACTCATCAATAGAAAATACTACACAAGTTGTCCAAGAAAGTAATGTAACCCAGCTTTTCATAGAAGCGAAGGCTACCCAAAAAGCAGAAGACTTTTTTCATCAAGGCAATCATTTATTAGATGGACAACGTTATGAAGATGCAATAAAAGCTTATGATAAAGCGATCGCCATCAAAATTGAGAATCCTGAAGCTTGGATTAACCGTGGCATAGCTTTAACATCGTTGCAACGCTACAAAGATGCTCTCGCATCTTACGACAAAGCGATCGCTATCCAACCCGACAAATATGAAGCTTGGTATAATCAGGGCATAGCTTTGACATCGTTGCAGCGCTATCAAGACGCTATTGCATCTTACGACAAAGCGATCGCTATCCAACCCGACAAATATGAAGCCTTAATTAACCGAGGCATTGCACTGACAAAGCTACACCGCTACCAAGATGCCATTGCATCTTACGATCGAGCGATCGCTATCAAGCCAGATTTACACCAAGCATATTACAACAAAGCTTGCTCTTATGCTTTACAAAATAATCTCGAATTAGCAATTGAAAACCTAGACAAAGCAATCAAGCTGCTTCCTGATAAATACAAAAAATTAGCGAAAACTGACCCAGACTTTAGCAAAGTACGTAGTGAAAAGCAGTTTCAGGAATTAGTGCAATAG
- a CDS encoding ATP-binding protein codes for MNLPPRPPTTINSRGHSPEFEKIIQEKSHNFVGREFVFTAINNFLHRHRHGYFTIIGEPGSGKSAILAKYVADNPQVIYYNAELEGKNRADEFLRNICTQLINQYSLNYASLPDNATEGSWFFSNLLQQISDELEPHPKLIIAIDGLNCIDRNSQPPGTNLFYLPRYLPDGVYFILTRRPFLREKSGLLIETPSQSLDLADYPEENRRDIQAYMQNYLTPQEIPSTPLKKGGDIVPLLSGGRGNLKSWLSNHQINEEEFSDRTTTLSENNFMYVSQIISAIPSLRDATRTVSSANADNFYPQPFQYNQLSPALEAYYQQHLHKMIPPEQVTEHSIDVLNVLIQQQKAISVQEIAQIIDTDEYEVEEVLENWLEFLHQEQIDAETYYSLYHSSFRHWLGTQQI; via the coding sequence ATGAATTTACCACCCAGACCACCCACTACAATCAATTCCAGAGGACATTCACCGGAGTTTGAGAAAATCATTCAAGAAAAAAGCCACAACTTTGTCGGTCGTGAATTTGTTTTCACGGCTATTAACAACTTTCTTCACCGCCATCGCCACGGTTACTTTACCATCATTGGCGAACCCGGTAGCGGTAAAAGTGCCATCCTCGCGAAATATGTGGCAGATAATCCTCAAGTTATTTATTACAATGCCGAACTTGAGGGTAAAAATCGTGCTGACGAATTTCTCAGAAATATCTGTACGCAACTAATTAATCAATACTCGCTTAATTACGCCTCCCTCCCTGATAACGCTACAGAGGGAAGTTGGTTTTTCTCTAATCTTCTCCAGCAAATCAGCGATGAGTTAGAACCTCATCCAAAACTGATAATTGCTATTGATGGGTTGAATTGCATTGACCGCAATAGCCAACCACCTGGGACTAATCTGTTTTATCTTCCTCGCTATCTCCCGGATGGGGTCTATTTTATCCTCACTCGTAGACCTTTTTTGCGGGAGAAGTCGGGTTTATTAATTGAAACGCCTTCCCAAAGTCTGGATTTAGCAGATTATCCAGAAGAAAATCGGCGGGATATTCAAGCGTATATGCAAAATTACCTAACCCCTCAAGAGATCCCCTCAACCCCCCTTAAAAAGGGGGGCGATATTGTCCCGTTGTTAAGTGGAGGTAGGGGGAATCTTAAATCTTGGTTGAGTAATCACCAGATTAATGAGGAAGAATTTAGCGATCGCACCACCACTTTGAGCGAAAATAATTTTATGTATGTTAGCCAGATAATAAGTGCGATACCTTCTCTGCGAGACGCTACGCGAACGGTAAGCTCCGCTAACGCAGACAATTTCTACCCGCAACCTTTCCAGTACAATCAACTCTCACCAGCTTTAGAAGCATATTATCAGCAGCATTTACACAAAATGATTCCACCCGAACAAGTAACGGAACACAGCATAGATGTGTTAAATGTGTTAATCCAGCAGCAAAAAGCAATATCAGTGCAAGAAATTGCACAAATTATTGATACTGATGAGTATGAAGTTGAGGAAGTTCTAGAAAATTGGCTTGAGTTCTTGCACCAGGAACAAATTGACGCAGAAACCTATTATAGTCTCTATCACTCCAGCTTCCGTCATTGGCTGGGTACACAACAAATATAA
- a CDS encoding SDR family oxidoreductase, giving the protein MKKLLITGASGFLGWHLCQLAKPEWEIYGTYFSHPLEIPGMKMLKANLTNFQELKSIFNDVKPTTVIHTAAHSQPNFCQTNPKESHAINVIASCNIAGLCADNSIPCAFTSTDLVFDGLNAPYRETDAVCPVNLYGEQKAIAEADMLERYPMTAVCRMPLMFGAATPTAKSFIQPFIETLQAEKELSLFIDEFRTPVSGTTAAKGLLLALEKVNGIIHLGGKERISRYDFGKILVEVFQLPATGLKSCRQQDVKMAAPRPADVSLDSSKAFALGYQPLSVKEELQELINSQ; this is encoded by the coding sequence ATGAAAAAATTGTTAATCACCGGAGCAAGTGGTTTTTTAGGATGGCATCTTTGCCAGCTTGCCAAACCAGAATGGGAAATTTATGGCACTTATTTTTCCCATCCTTTAGAGATTCCTGGCATGAAAATGTTAAAAGCGAACTTAACAAATTTTCAGGAATTGAAAAGTATCTTTAATGATGTCAAACCAACAACAGTTATTCATACTGCTGCACATTCGCAACCAAATTTTTGTCAAACTAACCCCAAAGAATCGCACGCAATTAATGTTATAGCATCCTGCAATATTGCCGGACTTTGCGCGGATAATTCGATTCCTTGTGCTTTTACCTCAACTGATTTAGTTTTTGATGGGTTAAATGCTCCATATAGAGAAACAGATGCCGTGTGTCCTGTCAACCTTTACGGTGAGCAAAAAGCGATCGCAGAAGCAGATATGCTAGAAAGATATCCCATGACCGCAGTCTGTCGGATGCCGTTGATGTTTGGTGCAGCAACACCTACAGCTAAAAGCTTTATTCAGCCATTTATTGAAACCTTACAAGCAGAAAAAGAACTAAGTTTATTTATAGATGAATTTCGTACCCCAGTAAGTGGAACCACTGCCGCGAAAGGACTTTTATTAGCATTAGAAAAAGTTAACGGCATCATTCACTTAGGTGGTAAAGAGCGGATTTCGCGTTATGATTTTGGAAAAATATTAGTAGAAGTATTTCAACTTCCCGCCACCGGACTTAAATCCTGCCGACAACAAGATGTGAAAATGGCAGCACCTAGACCAGCAGATGTTTCTTTGGATAGTTCTAAAGCTTTTGCATTGGGGTATCAGCCTTTATCTGTAAAGGAAGAATTGCAGGAATTAATCAATAGTCAATAA
- the crtO gene encoding beta-carotene ketolase CrtO encodes MQEYDVVLIGAGHNGLVCAAYLLKAGYSVLLLEKRSVPGGAATTEECLPEEAPGFKFNLCAIDHEFIHLGPVVEELELEKYGLHYLECDPVVFCPHPDGKYFLGHKSVEKTCAEIARYNERDAKKYAEFVDFWQRSLGAMIPMFNAPPKSIIDILGNYDITKLKDLFSVIGSPNKTLDFIRTMLTSAEDLLNEWFDEEFLKAPLARLASELGAPPSQKTLAIGAIMMAMRHNPGMARPRGGTGALVQALVNLVTSKGGVILTDQHVEKVLIDDGKAVAVRVAGGTEYRAKHGVISNIDAKRLFLQMTDKSDVDGADSDLWERLERRIVNNNETILKIDLALDEPLRFPHHAHKDEYLVGSILIADSVAHVEQAHSKCTLGEIPDTDPSMYLVMPSYLDSTLAPSGKHTVWIEFFAPYQIAGAEGTGLKGTGWTDELKNKVADRVIDKLADYAPNVKSATIARRVESPAELGERLGAYKGNYYHIDMTLDQMIFFRPLPEIANYKTPIENLFLTGAGTHPGGSISGMPGRNCARVFLQAKHPISQTLKDARDSIKSTVESVFGIN; translated from the coding sequence ATGCAAGAGTATGATGTTGTGCTAATCGGTGCTGGACACAATGGGCTAGTTTGTGCAGCTTATTTGCTAAAAGCTGGTTATAGTGTCCTGTTACTAGAAAAGCGTTCTGTTCCAGGTGGTGCAGCAACAACTGAAGAATGTTTACCCGAAGAAGCTCCTGGGTTTAAATTTAATTTATGTGCTATTGACCATGAATTTATTCACTTGGGGCCAGTTGTTGAAGAATTAGAACTAGAAAAATACGGTTTGCATTATCTGGAATGCGATCCAGTCGTATTCTGTCCTCATCCTGATGGCAAGTATTTCTTAGGACATAAGTCAGTGGAAAAGACTTGTGCAGAAATTGCCCGTTATAATGAACGTGATGCCAAAAAATACGCTGAATTTGTAGACTTTTGGCAGCGATCGCTAGGTGCAATGATTCCCATGTTTAATGCACCGCCAAAATCAATTATAGACATCCTCGGTAACTATGACATCACCAAACTGAAAGATTTGTTTTCAGTTATTGGTTCTCCAAATAAAACGCTGGACTTCATTCGTACCATGTTAACCAGCGCTGAAGATTTACTTAACGAGTGGTTTGATGAAGAATTTTTGAAAGCGCCATTAGCCAGACTAGCATCAGAACTTGGTGCGCCGCCATCACAAAAAACCCTTGCTATTGGTGCAATTATGATGGCAATGCGTCACAATCCTGGAATGGCCAGACCTCGCGGCGGAACTGGCGCACTTGTGCAAGCTTTGGTAAATTTAGTCACAAGTAAAGGTGGTGTTATTCTGACAGACCAACATGTTGAAAAAGTTTTAATTGATGATGGCAAAGCTGTTGCTGTGCGAGTCGCTGGTGGTACAGAATATCGCGCTAAACATGGGGTTATTTCTAATATTGATGCCAAGCGGTTATTCTTACAAATGACTGATAAAAGCGATGTTGATGGAGCCGATTCAGATTTATGGGAAAGATTAGAACGCCGCATTGTTAACAATAACGAAACTATCCTCAAAATAGATTTGGCTTTAGACGAACCATTGCGCTTTCCACACCACGCCCACAAAGACGAATATCTCGTTGGTTCTATCTTAATTGCCGATTCTGTGGCTCATGTAGAACAGGCTCATAGTAAATGCACCTTGGGAGAGATCCCTGATACTGACCCATCAATGTATTTGGTGATGCCTAGCTATTTAGATTCCACCTTAGCGCCATCAGGTAAGCATACCGTATGGATTGAATTTTTTGCCCCTTACCAAATTGCCGGTGCAGAAGGCACTGGTTTAAAAGGTACTGGCTGGACAGATGAATTGAAAAACAAAGTTGCAGATAGGGTAATTGATAAATTAGCAGATTATGCACCGAATGTTAAGAGTGCAACTATCGCCCGTCGTGTAGAAAGTCCAGCAGAACTAGGAGAAAGATTAGGTGCGTACAAAGGAAATTATTATCATATTGATATGACCCTAGATCAGATGATATTTTTCCGTCCATTACCAGAAATAGCAAACTACAAAACGCCAATTGAGAATCTATTTTTGACCGGTGCAGGGACTCATCCAGGTGGTTCGATTTCGGGAATGCCGGGACGCAATTGTGCGCGGGTATTTTTGCAAGCGAAACATCCTATTAGCCAAACTTTGAAGGATGCACGCGATTCGATTAAGTCAACTGTCGAGTCTGTGTTTGGCATTAATTAA
- a CDS encoding Uma2 family endonuclease, which produces MYLIATGSAVYAEANIINEVWLVNINEQIVEVYQQPTVARYKHIQKFASGQSLSITAFPDVNISVNEILGR; this is translated from the coding sequence ATGTACCTCATAGCCACCGGAAGTGCTGTATATGCCGAAGCCAACATTATTAATGAAGTTTGGTTAGTAAATATTAACGAGCAAATTGTCGAAGTTTATCAACAGCCAACAGTCGCAAGATATAAGCATATTCAAAAGTTTGCTAGCGGTCAAAGTTTATCAATTACAGCCTTCCCCGACGTGAATATTAGCGTCAATGAAATCTTGGGTAGATAA
- a CDS encoding WD40 repeat domain-containing protein: MGEFADKLATESPAFKRAYLGSLVPSLIKSGNLEKYCQTLTDFDFIVAKINHSEFGVQPLIEDYDLIDDADTLNYPEDKSEKIKSLKLIQGALRLSAHILAVDKGQLESQLHGRLLNQKMPEEIQALLVKIKERTTTPWLCSFNPSLTPPGGRLIRTLKGHNLYVNAVAVTPNGQKVISASDDNTLKIWNLATGEELFTLNGHNSSVNAVAVTPNGQQVISASRDNTIKVWNLATGEEQFTFNGHSDSVNAVVVTPNGQQVISASRDNTIKVWNLATGEEQFTLNGHSDSVKAVTVTPNGQQVISASFDNTLKVWNLSTGEEQFTLNGHSFWVNAVTVTPNRQQVISASRDNTIKVWNLATGEEQFTLNGHSDSVNAVAVTPNGQQVIFASDDNTLKVWNLSTGEEQFTLNGHSFWVNAVTVTPNGQQVISASRDNTIKVWNLSTGDEKFTLTGHNSSVNAVAITPNGQQVISASRDKTLKVWNLSTGDEQFTLTGHNSSVNAVAVTPNGQQVISASLDNTLKVWNLLTGDEQFTLNGHSLWVNAVTVTPNGQQVISASLDSTLKVWNVATGEILFTLNGHNSSVNAIAVTPNGQQVISASGDSTLKVWNLATRKEGFFTSIRNWITSNKLFTLFSDNYHKHKHELSVNAVAVTPNGQQVISASCDKTLKVWNLATGQIQHTLKGHTSFVNAVAITPNGQQVISASDDNTLKIWNLATGKIQHTLNGHNSSVNAIAVTPNGQQVISAYGDSTLKIWNLSTGEIIATFIGEFPIYCCAVAPDGMTIMAGDASGRVHFLRLENMIEG; encoded by the coding sequence ATGGGAGAATTTGCAGACAAGTTAGCCACAGAAAGTCCCGCTTTTAAACGTGCTTATTTGGGTAGTTTAGTGCCAAGCTTGATAAAGTCGGGAAATTTGGAGAAGTATTGCCAAACTCTGACTGATTTTGATTTTATCGTAGCGAAGATTAATCATTCTGAGTTTGGAGTGCAGCCGCTAATTGAAGATTATGATTTGATTGATGATGCAGATACATTAAATTACCCAGAAGACAAGTCTGAGAAAATCAAAAGTCTGAAATTGATTCAAGGTGCATTGAGACTGTCAGCCCATATTTTAGCAGTGGATAAGGGGCAATTAGAGAGTCAGTTGCACGGACGGTTACTAAATCAGAAAATGCCAGAGGAAATTCAGGCATTATTGGTAAAAATAAAGGAAAGAACAACTACGCCTTGGCTGTGTTCTTTTAACCCTAGCTTAACGCCACCAGGGGGACGCTTAATCCGCACCCTTAAGGGACATAATCTATATGTAAATGCCGTCGCTGTCACGCCCAATGGACAAAAGGTGATTTCTGCCTCAGATGACAACACCCTCAAAATCTGGAATTTAGCAACAGGAGAGGAACTATTCACACTCAATGGTCATAACTCATCAGTAAATGCCGTCGCTGTCACCCCCAATGGACAACAGGTAATTTCTGCCTCGCGTGACAACACCATCAAAGTCTGGAATTTAGCAACAGGGGAGGAACAATTCACCTTCAATGGTCATAGTGACTCAGTAAATGCAGTCGTCGTCACGCCCAATGGACAACAGGTGATTTCTGCCTCGCGTGACAACACCATCAAAGTCTGGAATTTAGCAACAGGAGAGGAACAATTTACCCTCAATGGTCATAGTGACTCGGTAAAAGCTGTCACAGTCACGCCCAATGGGCAACAGGTGATTTCTGCATCCTTTGACAACACCCTCAAAGTCTGGAATCTGTCAACGGGAGAGGAACAATTCACCCTCAATGGTCATAGTTTTTGGGTAAATGCCGTCACCGTAACTCCCAATAGACAACAGGTGATTTCTGCCTCCCGTGACAACACCATCAAAGTCTGGAATTTAGCAACAGGGGAGGAACAATTTACCCTCAATGGTCATAGTGATTCAGTAAATGCAGTCGCCGTCACTCCTAATGGGCAGCAAGTGATTTTTGCCTCAGATGACAACACCCTCAAAGTCTGGAATCTGTCAACGGGAGAGGAACAATTCACCCTCAATGGTCATAGTTTTTGGGTAAATGCCGTCACCGTAACTCCCAATGGGCAGCAGGTGATTTCTGCCTCTCGTGACAACACCATCAAAGTCTGGAATCTGTCAACGGGGGATGAAAAATTCACTCTCACTGGCCATAACTCATCGGTAAATGCCGTTGCCATCACCCCCAATGGGCAGCAAGTGATTTCTGCCTCCCGTGACAAAACCCTCAAAGTCTGGAATCTGTCAACGGGGGATGAACAATTCACTCTCACTGGCCATAACTCATCGGTAAATGCCGTCGCCGTCACCCCTAATGGGCAACAGGTGATTTCTGCATCCCTTGACAACACCCTCAAAGTCTGGAATCTGTTAACGGGGGATGAACAATTCACCCTCAATGGTCATAGCCTTTGGGTAAATGCCGTCACCGTAACTCCCAATGGGCAGCAGGTGATTTCTGCATCCCTTGACTCCACCCTCAAAGTCTGGAATGTCGCAACTGGGGAGATACTATTTACCCTCAATGGTCATAACTCATCGGTAAATGCCATCGCCGTCACCCCCAATGGTCAGCAGGTGATTTCCGCCTCCGGTGACTCCACCCTCAAAGTCTGGAATCTCGCAACTAGAAAAGAAGGATTTTTCACCTCTATTAGAAATTGGATAACCAGCAACAAACTATTCACCTTATTCAGTGACAATTATCATAAACATAAACATGAATTATCGGTAAATGCCGTCGCCGTCACCCCCAATGGTCAGCAAGTAATTTCCGCCTCCTGTGACAAAACCCTCAAAGTCTGGAATCTGGCTACTGGGCAGATACAACACACTCTCAAGGGTCATACTTCCTTTGTAAATGCTGTCGCTATCACCCCTAACGGACAGCAGGTGATTTCTGCCTCAGATGATAACACTCTCAAAATCTGGAATCTGGCTACTGGGAAGATACAACACACCCTCAATGGTCATAACTCATCGGTAAATGCCATCGCCGTCACCCCCAATGGACAGCAGGTGATTTCCGCCTACGGTGACTCCACCCTCAAAATCTGGAATCTATCAACAGGTGAAATTATTGCCACTTTCATTGGGGAATTTCCCATCTATTGCTGTGCAGTTGCACCAGATGGGATGACAATTATGGCAGGAGATGCTTCAGGTAGAGTGCATTTTTTGCGTCTTGAGAACATGATAGAGGGATGA